Genomic window (Prochlorococcus marinus str. GP2):
TGACTAATTCTGCATATCTTATTTCTACCTTTTTAATAATATTTGTGTTGTAACCACCGCATAAACCTCTATCTGCAGTTATACAAACCAAGGTGATACTCTTTACTTCTCTCTTAGATAATAGAGGAGAGTCGACAGCCTCAAATTGTACTCTAGATTGAATATTTTCTAAGACTCGTGCAAGTTTATCTGCAAAAGGTCTACTTTTAAGAACTTGATCTTGAGCTCTCCTAACTTTTGCAGCTGCAACAAGTCTCATAGCCTCCGTTATTTTTCTTGTATTTTTAACGGAAACGATTCGATCTCTAATCTCTTTAAGATTTGCCATGGTATCTCCTAAATAACTTTAAACTGTGGCAAGCATTGATGATTTAACTTCATTTATCACCTCTTTTAGTGTCGCTTCTAATCCATCATTTAATTTCTTTTCTTTAAGAATTTCTTCTATAAATTCTGCCTTATTTAACTTCAGGTATTCCCTAAGTTCAGTTGCAAATTTAGTAACATCTTCAACTGGAACCTCATCAATAAGGCCTTTAACTCCTGCATAAACAACTGCAACTTGTTCTGCAAGGTTCAGTGGAGAGAATTGAGGCTGCTTTAATAACTCTCTAAGTCTTTTGCCTCGTTCAAGTTGTTGCTGAGTTGCTTCATCAAGATCAGATGCAAATTGGGAAAAAGCAGCTAGTTCATCAAACTGTGCGAGTTCTAATTTTAAAGTTCCAGCAATTTTTTTAATTGCTTTTGTCTGAGCTGCTCCTCCAACGCGGCTAACAGAAATACCAACATTAATAGCTGGTCTTAATCCTGAGTTAAATAAATCTGCACTTAAGAAAATTTGTCCATCTGTAATTGAAATAACATTAGTTGGGATGTAAGCCGAAACGTCCCCTGCCTGAGTTTCAATAATTGGAAGAGCTGTCATAGACCCCCCTCCCATAGCATCAGAAAGTTTTGCTGCTCTTTCTAACAATCTACTATGTAAGTAGAAAACATCTCCTGGGTAAGCCTCTCTTCCTGGTGGTCTTTTTAAAAGAAGAGACATTTGTCTATAAGCCTGAGCTTGTTTTGTTAGATCATCGTATATAACAAGTGTTGCTTTCCCCTGGTACATAAAATGTTCAGCAATTGCTGCACCGGTATAAGGTGCTAAGTACTGTAAAGCCGCTGGTTCTGAAGCTCCTGCACTTACTACGACTGTATAATCTAAAGCTCCTCTCTCTCTTAAGACCTCTACGATGTTTGCTACTGATGCTGACTTCTGACCAATAGCTACGTAAACACAAACTACATCTTGACCTTTTTGGTTGATTATTGTGTCGATAGCAATCGCAGATTTTCCAGTTTGTCTATCACCAATAATTAATTCTCTTTGACCTCTTCCAACAGGAATCATTGCATCAATAGATGTGATTCCTGTTTGCATTGGTTCATGCACTGATCTTCTCTTGATTATTCCAGGAGCCATTTCTTCAATCAATCTAGTATCACTTGTTGGAATTTCCCCTTTCCCATCTATTGGTTGTCCGAGAGGATTAACAACTCTCCCCTGCATTGCTTCACCAACTGGAACAGATGCGATCTTACCTGTGGACTTAACGTTACTTCCTTCTTGGACACCAAGTGCCTCTCCCATTAAAACAGCTCCAACATTATCATCTTCAAGATTTAAAGCTATACCTTCGGTGCCATCCTCAAATTCTAATAACTCACCTGCCATGACCTGATCTAAGCCATATATTCTTGCAATGCCATCACCGATTTGCAGAACAGTTCCTACATTGCTAACACTTACAGATTGGTCATAATCAGTTATTTGTTGTTTTAAGATTGAACTGATTTCATCAGGGCGTATAGATACCATGGATTTAAGAATTTAAGGTTGATTTAAAAGTTACTTGGAAAGAGATAAGCCAAGTTTTCTGATTTGTGAAGCAAGAGAAGCATCAATTACTTTTGATCCTACACTGGCAACGAAACCACCAATAATAGATGGGTCAATTTTAGTTACAAGTTCTAATTTTTCTGTTCCAGCAATATTGATGATCTTTTTGGTAATTAAACCTTTCTGTTCATCAGTAAGCTCGACTGCAGAAGTAACAGTTGCCAATGCAATATTACTATTTTCTCGGTAAATCTCTAAAAACCTATCAAGAATTGAAGTAAGGATTGCAATTCTTTGCCTATCGGCCAATAATTTTAAGAAATTCAATAAAGAAGAATTAACCTTATTTGAAAAAATTTCAACAATGATTTTCTTCTTAGCATCTGTTTCTAAAATAGGAGAGGATAATGCCTTCTCCAATTCAGGGGAATCATTTATTAATTCCAAGAGTTGTTTAACCTCAGAAACCATCTCATCAGTTTGCGAATTTTCATTCACAACTTGAAGTAATGCCTCTGCGTATGGTGTAGTAACTGAATTTAAAAGTGGCATTAGTTCACCTCAATATTATTAATTGATTGAGTTACCAAATTTTCTTGTGTTGTTTTATCAAGTCGATTTGGGAGAGAATCTAAAGCTTTTTTAATTGCCAGTTCAACAGCTTCTTTTCGAAGTTGAGAAATTGCTCTGGATGCTTCAGAGCTCTCATCAGAGATTGCACTTTGTTTAATTCGTGCCATCTCTTCTATCGCTTTTTTCTCACTTTCCATTCTGATTGATTCAGATCTTTTAAGGGAATCTGCTTTTATTTGAGAAGCTTTTTCTTCTGCTGAAGATAAATCTTTCTTCGCCTTTTCTAAAGCTTGAGTTGCATTTAGGAGTCGATCTTCAGCATCTTTTAATTCAAGAAGGATTCCTTCTCTCCTTTTTTGAAGCATTTTACCTAGAAAACCAGGCAAAAATTTATAAAGACCGAAAACTACTACAGCCCAATTAAGGATATTAGTTTCGAATAAATTGAAGTTCAATCCAAAACCTTCTGTAGCTAAAAGAGTTAAATTCATTTTTCGAGAATCAATCTATTAACAATAAGTTCGCTTAGATCATCAGCCTGTTTAAAAAGTTGATCACGAGCAGCAGACGTCTGACTTTCAATTTCTAGTCTTGCTTTTTCTTTTGAAGCATTTGCTTCATTGTTGGCAAGTTCTAGCGCTTCTTTATAGAGCTTGTCAGACTCATTCTCAGCTTCGCTAACAATTCTTTGGGCTTCTGTACGAGCACTTTGAAGCTGGGTTAATAAATCAGCTTCTAATTTTTTAACCTCAGTAAGTTTATTTTTGGCCTCAATAATATTATTACTTACAAACTTTTCTCTTTTTTCTACGACATTGCCAACAGGCTTAAAAAAAAGAGAATTTAATATGTAAGTAAGCGCAACTACTTGTATCGCCATTAGTGGCAAAGTGGCATTTATGTCAAATAATCCACCTTCTGTAGCACCAAAAAAATTAAAGGCCAACATATGATTCAGTTGAAGTTAAAAAATTAAATTTAAATATTGCTAATAAGGATTAGAAGCAATATTAACTTTTAGGAAAAAGGATTCGCAAAAAGTAGTACCAAAGCCACAACTAATCCGTAAATTGTTAATGACTCCATGAAAGCGAAAGATAAAAGAAGAGTTCCTCTGATTTTACCTTCAGCTTCTGGTTGACGGGCAATACCCTCAACAGCACCTTGAGCTGCGTTACCTTGTCCAAGACCTGGGCCAATAGCACCTAGACCAACTGCTAAACCAGCAGCTACAACTGATGCAGCGGAAGTAATCGAATCCATAATTTTGAAATAAAGAGCTTAATACTTGTGATAATCTTTGTTGTCATACACGCTTGGACATCCTTTTTTAAGAATGGGCCTGATTTTTTCAGACCTACGCGATTAGATATTTTGCCAGATTACAGACCCTTTGTAAAAGCGTCCGAATGTATTAGAAGACAGCTAATGATGTTCTTCAACAGCTTCTCCTATGTAGTAGGCAGCTAAAGTTGCGAAAATCAATGCCTGAATTGCACTAGTAAATAATCCTAGGAACATAACTGGAATTGGTAGAATTAGCGGAACTAAAAATACTAGAACACCAACTACAAGTTCATCAGCCAAAATATTTCCAAATAGCCTGAAAGAGAGTGATAAAGGTTTAGTAAAATCCTCTAGAATTTTAAAAGGAAGCATAATCGGAGTTGGATGAACGTAGTATTCGAAGTATCTCCAACCCTTATTGCTTAAACCAGCATAGAAATAAGAAAGTGAAACCAATAAAGCCAAGGCTATTGTTGTATTTATATCTGCAGTAGGTGCTCCCAACTCGCCACTTGGTAACTTAATCAATCTCCAAGGAATTAAAGCTCCTCCCCAATTACTAACAAATACAAATAAAAATAAAGTTCCTATAAATGGCATCCAATCTCTGTAAACTTTTTCACCTATTTGAGTCCTAGCAAGATCTCTTATGTAATCCCAGAGAAACTCAAGCAAGTTTTGAAGGCCTTTAGGATCATTTTCCATTTTTTTAGTTCCTAAAGAAATAAAAACTAGTAACGCTCCTAATAAAATCCAAGATGTCAAAAATACCTGCCCATGAAGTCTGATATTTCCAATTTTCCAATAAAGATGTTGACCAACTTCTAATGCTGCAAAATTTGTTAGCAAGGAATTAAAGAACATTTGATTTGAATGAAAGATTAGTAATTTTTTGGGTAAAAACTTACTTAGGAACGTGAAAAATAAAGAATGAGTGAAGGTTTATAAATAAAAAACCCTATCATTGCAGGAAAAATATCTAAAGATCCTAGCTTGCTAGCAAAAATAAAGAGGCAAACTGGAACTAATAGTTGCAATTTTGATACACCTGATGATTCTTTACCTAGTTTTCCTACACTTTTAGCAAGCAAACGTAAGTAAAAAATACCGGCAATTGCACCTATAAAAATACTAAAACCAAAAGTAAATCCGATAAAAATTCCAGTTATTGATGCTAATAGAATAGAAACAATAAAAGTAATTCCAAAAATTGTTAATTGCAATTTTGTGTATTCATCGTTTTGAGAAAGCAAATTATCTATTTGATTGGCAATGCCAGATTTACTTTCTTTAATGATCGAATTATCCAAGGATTGAGGAAATTGAACATTCTTATTCGAAGGATGCTCAAGTTTTTTTCTATTTGAGTCCACGAATGTGAACATAGTTTAGAACACCCCTCTTAATGGATTGAAGTAAGTATATAAACTCACGGAATCTATCACGTAGAGGTACCTTTTAGCTAGTTTTTTTCTATAAAAAATTAATTCTTAAGATTTATTATGAATACATAGACCATTTTTTAATTTATTCGATAAAAAAATAGATTTTATGAAAATTAATCTTTTTAATTGATTTACACTTCAAAACGTTGATAAAAGACTTGGCAAAATCTTAATTAAACGTCTCAATAGGACAGATAGACGTATACGGCTAAACAATTGGAAATAAGTCAAGAAAAAATAAAATATAAAAGAATTTCTAGAAAAAAAACCCTATTTTTTGATGACAAAGAGAATCGAAGCAATTTTTTTGAATCTATATTTCCCTTACCTTGGACGATATGGCCTTATGAAGCAAAGATCCTCCTTGTGCTCATTGGACTTTGGTCAATATTAGGAATATGCATTCTGGGTTCATCAAGTTGGTGGGTAGCAAGCAGGGAAATGGGAAATTGGGCTTACTTCTTAAAAAAACAAATTATTTGGACAATTCCAGGAATTAGCTTATTTTATTACGTTCTAAATACGAACATTAAAAATCTTTTAAAGTTCTCAAGAATTATTTTTTATATTTTGTTCTTTTTGATTTTCCTTACAAATATTACAGGAATTACAGTTAATGGATCTTCGAGATGGCTAGTGCTAGGCAATTTACGTATGCAGCCATCTGAATTAATTAAACCTTTTCTAATTTTAGAAGCCTCTAACCTTTTCGCTCATTGGAATCTGATAAAGAGTGAAAAAAAATTAATTTCAATAATCTCTTTTGGTTTATTAATTTTATTAATACTAAAACAGCCTAATTTAAGTACTGCATCACTAACTGGAATTCTTTTTTGGGTAATGGGTTTATGTGGAGGTGTAAAGCTAAGTTCTCTTACCTCATTTGCTTCAATAGGATTAATTACTGGATGTATTAGCATCCTTAATAACGAATATCAAAAACTGAGAGTTACTTCCTTTATTAATCCTTGGAAAGATGAACAGGGAAGTGGATTTCAATTAGTACAGAGTTTATTAGCTATTGGTTCAGGTGGTCTATTTGGCCAAGGGTTTGGGCTGTCGGTACAAAAATTACAGTACCTGCCTTTTATGTACACAGATTTTATTTTTGCCATCTTTGCGGAAGAATTTGGTTTGTTGGGGTGTACTTTATTTTTAGGATTTTTAGTAGTTTTCTCATATATAACTCTTAGAATTAGTTTTAAGTGCAGGAATAACTATACAAAATTAGTTGCCATAGGATGTGGTGTATTGTTGGTAGGTCAATCAATTATGCACATTGCTGTAGCGACAGGTTCAATGCCTACTACAGGCTTACCACTGCCTTTTATTAGTTATGGTGGCAATTCATTAATCGCATCTTTCTTTATTGCAGGGATGTTACTGAGATGTTCATTAGAATCAACAGGATTCATTGGTATGATTAGTACACGAAAGACTCTTAATTAGTTAGAATTTAAGAGATTTATTTCAAACTATCGAAACATTTAATTTAGTTATTTCAGAATTATCTCAAAAAGGTAATCTGCTTATGCAGAATGGTCTTAATAATCCTGGCCCATCTACTATATTTTTGGTTTTCAGCGCAGGACTTTTAACGAGTCTTGGACCATGTTCATTATCATTACTTCCAGTTACAATTGCTTATATAGGAGGAACAGAGAAAAATAAATTTAAACTTGTAAGTTTTTCAGGGGGAGTTGTTTTTTCACTTGTTGCACTTGGGGCTGTTAGTGGATTATTAGGTAAAATATATGGTCAAATTCCATCCTATTACACTTCTATTGTTGCCTTGATAGCAATAATCATGGGTTTAAATTTACTAGGAATTATAAAGTTCCAGTTCCCAAATGTACCTGATTTAAAAATAATTGAGGATAAAATACCATCATTTATTGCGCCATTTGCGATAGGGACTACTTTTGGACTAGCATCTTCGCCTTGCATTACTCCAGTTTTAGCAACTCTTCTGGCATGGGTATCGCAAGCAAAAAACCCAACGATCTCTATCATTTTTTTATTTTTCTTCGGAATAGGCCAGGTAACTCCATTAATCGTTGCAGGTTCAACCACAGAAAACTTAAAAAAATTTTTAGAGATTAGAAAATTTAGTCAATTAATACCTACTATTAGCGGGATATTTTTAGTTTCCCTAGGATTATTAAATTTATTTTCAAATTGGTTTTAAATGACTATTGTTAAAAATTTAATTTTCAAAATAGCAAGTTTAAGATTTGCAATATCACTCATAATCTTCATAGCCATCTCAAGTGGCATAGGAACTTTTATTCCTCAAGGCAGCAATAAAAATTTTTACATTGATATTTTCGATGATGCTCCTATTTTTGGATTTTTAAATGGAGAAAAAGTTTTAAAACTTCAATTGGATCATATATATACAAGTTTTTGGTTTTTATTTGCATTAATTCTTCTTTGCATTTCTCTGGCAGCTTGTAGTTTCAGGAGGCAAATCCCTTCCTTAAAAGCTTCATTAAAATGGATTGAATATAACAGCGAAAAAAAATTCAGCAAACTGCAATTAACTTCGAGTCATCAAATCAATGAAAATCAAGACCACATATCAAAAGCTGATTTATTACTTAAAAAAAGAGGATGGGAAACATACAAATTTAAGAGTCATATTTCTGCAAGAAGGGGTTTAATTGGCAAAATCGGTCCTTTAGTTGTTCACGTTGGATTAATAGTCTTACTTATAGGTTCAGCATATGGAAGTTTTACAAGTCAATCAAAAGAACAATATTTGTTGCCTGGAGAAAGCTTGGATCTTATCAATGAAAGCACAAACTCAAAAGCCAATGTGAAATTAGTTGATTTTTCTATAGAACGAGAAAGTGATGGTTTACCCAAGCAATTTATTTCAAAACTCGATTTTTCTTCCGAAGATTTAAAATTAAATGAAATAAAAACTGCTAAAGTTAATCACCCAATAAGGTTTAAAGGATTAACTATTTATCAAGCTGATTGGGCAATATCGAATGTTGTTTTAGAAATTGATAATATCCTTTATCAATTACAGTTAAAAGAGATTCCTGAAATCGGAAATCAGGTTTGGGGAGTTTTGGTTGAATTAGGATCAGAGACAAGAAAAAATTTCCTTTTAACAATAGATAATGAAAATGGTCCACTTAAAATTTCCAATACAGAAAATTTTTCCGGGAAAAATCTCTATATTAATGACAATCCTTTAGAAGTTAATTCTTCAAAAGTATCTCTGAAAAAAATAATCCCAAGCAGTGGATTAATAATTAAAAATGATCCGTCTATACCGTTTATTTACTTTTCTTTTATCTTAATAATTTTTGGAACAATAATAAGTCTTATACCAACAAACCAATTATGGATTCTTGTCAATAAGGAATCACAAAAGCTTTTCATTGGAGGTCTTAGCAATAAAAATCTAGTTGGTTTTAAAAGAGAATTTTTTAAATTATCAGAAGAAATAAAAAATTTTTAATTTTTTTTCTGTCCGCTAAAAATATCTAACTGCATAGAAACATTTCCTCTAGGATTAAACTCAGCATTTAAATGTATCCAGTGAGGCGAGCCCGCATGCACTAAATCATCCATAATTCTATTAACAACTTCCTCATGTGATATCTTTATATCTCTAAAGTTATTTATATAAAGCTTTAATGACTTCAACTCATAGACTTTCAAATTAGGTTGATAAATAATATTTAGCTTTGCAAAATCTGGATAACCAGAAAATGGGCACTTACATGTAAATTCTGGTAACTGGATAGAAATTTCATAAATTCTTTTCTTATTTGGATTCTCGAAACAAATTATTTTTGATTCTTCAATAATTCTTTCACCATAAAGTGGTCTTTGCGTCGAATCATCTAATTTAGCTGTACTCATTTTTAGTAGAACTTATTTACTAAAACTATATAAAAAGATCGAAATCTGCAAAAATCTCAACAAGCTTAAGTATTACAATTGAATAAGTCAAAAGCTGTTAAATCTTATTTTTGTATCAACAGCAACATTCACGGTGTCGGTTGAAAGGGTTATATGTGTTTAGTTTAATGAAAAATTAATGGACATTTGTTTGATAACTATCGATAACCACCAAAATAAATCTCTTCAACCAAAAACAGCAATTGGAATGTTATGGCTTCAAACACACTTTGAGAATGATAAGTGGGAAGCCTTGTCAAATAGTACAGTAATAATTTCTGAAGAAAATTCCCAATTATTAATTGAAGACGCCACTAATGCAGGCCTAAATATTAAATGTCTTTCTGATATTTCAATGTTGGATGTTTTCCCAAAAAACAATTAAAATAGGAATATTCAATCTTTAATTATGAAGAAAATTGAAGCAATCATACGTCCATTTAAGTTGGAGGATGTAAAAATTGCATTAGTAAACTCTGGTATTGTTGGAATGACAGTTAGTGAAGTCAGAGGTTTTGGAAGGCAAAAAGGACAAGTTGAAAGATATAGAGGTTCCGAATTTACTGTTGAATTCCTTCAAAAACTCAAAGTAGAAGTCGTTGTAGAAGATGAAAAAGTTAATTCAGTCATAGATGCGATTGCTGAAGCAGCAAAAACAGGTGAGATCGGTGACGGGAAAATTTTCATCACATCAATTGATTCCGTTGTGAGAATTAGAACTGGTGACAAAGATGAAGAAGCTCTTTAATTCAAAGAGTTTCTTTTACTAAATTTTGTATATATTCACTATTAATACCTCTATTTGATTGACTTCCTAAGGTCATCCAAGCTAGATATTCATGATTTCCAGCAGGACCTACTAGTGGAGAAGCTATCAAATTCTTTATATTCCATTCGAAATTCTTAGCACTATTAATAACAGACTCTATAGCCTCAGTATGGAATTTAGGATTGCGAACCACGCCTCCTTTACTGACTTTATCTTTTCCCACCTCAAATTGGGGTTTAATTAAAAATATTCCCTCAATACAATCACCCTCTAATAAATTACCAATAGATTTAAAAACTAACTTTAATGAAATAAAAGACAAATCAGCAACCACAAAATTTGGTAATCCATTACTTCTAGATAAAAGATCATTAGGTTTTAAATTTCGAATATTAGTTCGTTCAAAAAGTATGACTTTTGGGTTATTTCTAATCTTCCATGCAGTCTGTCCATAACCAACATCAATCCCATAAACTAACTTTGCACCTTGTTGCAATAAACAATCAGTAAATCCCCCAGTAGAGATTCCTGCGTCAATACATATTTTATCTTTTACTTTAATTTCAAATCTTTTAAATGCCTCCAATAATTTTTCGCCTCCCCTTGAAACAAACATAGGTTCGGAATCAATAAAAAATTCTGATCCAATTAATACTTGTTGACCTGGTTTATCCAATACTTTTCCATTGACATCTCTAACCTTGCCCGCAAGAATTAAACCTTGGGCTTTTTGACGAGTTTCACATAAACCTTTATTTAGAAGATAAAGGTCTAATCTACTTTTTTTAATCATCTATTCATCAATAAAAAAAACTTAATAATGAACTTCTACAAGATTAAGATGCAAATTCTTTAAATACCTTTTAATTTTAAATTAGAACTTAAAAATTACCCATAATTAACGAAGGGAATAAGTACAAAATTTTAATATAAAAACTTTCGTTATTAGCCAGAAAAATGTTACATAAGAAAATAATAATCAGACAAATATGTTCAATGGCAAGTACATCTTTAATGTATAGGGCAATAATTCGATTTTAGTTATAAAGTTTAAATTGATGATTAATAAAAATTGTGATCGAGCGTTACACATTACCCGAAATGGGGAAAATCTGGACTGAAAGCGCAAAATTTCAGAGTTGGCTTAAGGTTGAAATAGCTGCATGTGAAGCAAATTTTTCCCTAGGGAAAATTCCTGAGAATGCCATGAAAGAAATACGTTCAAATGCAAAGTTTGATGAATCTAGAATTACAAAAATTGAGAAAGAAGTTAAACATGATGTCATAGCTTTTCTTACAAGCGTTAATGAATTTGTAGGAGACTCTGGAAGATACATACATGTTGGCATGACAAGTAGTGATGTACTTGATACTGGCTTATCTCTTCAGTTAAAAGATTCTTGCGAATTGTTATTAGAAGAAATTGAGAACCTAGAAAATGAAGTCAGATTATTAGCAAGGAAGCATAAAAATACATTAATGATTGGCAGATCTCATGCAATTCATGGGGAGCCTATTTCCTTTGGTTTTAAACTTGCTGGATGGTTAGCAGAAATAATAAGGAACAAAAAAAGATTGCTAACACTGAAAGAATCTGTAGCTATTGGACAAATAAGTGGTGCGATGGGAACTTACGCTAATACGAATCCCAAAGTAGAACAAATAACTTGTGATTTACTCGGCTTAAAACCAGATACAGCAAGTACGCAGGTTATATCGCGAGACAGACATGCAGAATATGTGCAAACTATTGCACTAGTTGGTGCTTCTTTAGATAGATTCGCAACTGAAATAAGAAATTTACAACGAACAGATGTTTTAGAAGTTGAGGAGGGATTTACAAAAGGGCAAAAAGGAAGTTCTGCCATGCCTCATAAAAGAAATCCTATTCGAAGTGAAAGAGTAAGCGGTCTAGCAAGAATTTTGAGGAGTTACGTCTTAACAGCACTGGAAAATGTTCCACTCTGGCACGAAAGAGATATAAGCCATAGTTCAAATGAACGTATCATGTTACCTGACGTTTCAATTTGTTTGCATTTTATGCTCAGGGAAATGAAAGATATAGTAAGCAATTTAGGAGTTTATCCAAAAAATATGCTCAAAAATTTAAATATATATGGTGGTGTAATCTTTAGTCAGAAAGTTTTACTTTTACTTGTAGAAAAGGGCATGTCTAGAGAAAAAGCTTATAGCTTAGTACAAAAAAATGCGCATCAGGCCTGGAATACGGAAAATGGGAATTTCAAACAAAATATAGAGAGAGATAATGAAATAATGGATTTTATTGATAAAAGTGACTTGGAAGAATGTTTTAACCCTTCCATTCATCTCAATAATTTAAGTGTAATATGGGAGAAGTTAGGTATCTAAGATTACTGAAAACCTTATCTAAGTTAAACCAGTGTTTTCAGAGGAATAATGACAAAAAACTTTAGGATTGAAAAAGATAGTATGGGAACAATAGAGGTTCCTATAGAAGCTTTATGGGGTGCTCAAACACAAAGATCAATTATAAATTTTTCTATTGGAGAAGAATTAATTCCAATTGAGTTAATTTATTCACTCACCATAAT
Coding sequences:
- the purB gene encoding adenylosuccinate lyase; the encoded protein is MIERYTLPEMGKIWTESAKFQSWLKVEIAACEANFSLGKIPENAMKEIRSNAKFDESRITKIEKEVKHDVIAFLTSVNEFVGDSGRYIHVGMTSSDVLDTGLSLQLKDSCELLLEEIENLENEVRLLARKHKNTLMIGRSHAIHGEPISFGFKLAGWLAEIIRNKKRLLTLKESVAIGQISGAMGTYANTNPKVEQITCDLLGLKPDTASTQVISRDRHAEYVQTIALVGASLDRFATEIRNLQRTDVLEVEEGFTKGQKGSSAMPHKRNPIRSERVSGLARILRSYVLTALENVPLWHERDISHSSNERIMLPDVSICLHFMLREMKDIVSNLGVYPKNMLKNLNIYGGVIFSQKVLLLLVEKGMSREKAYSLVQKNAHQAWNTENGNFKQNIERDNEIMDFIDKSDLEECFNPSIHLNNLSVIWEKLGI
- a CDS encoding TlyA family RNA methyltransferase, which gives rise to MIKKSRLDLYLLNKGLCETRQKAQGLILAGKVRDVNGKVLDKPGQQVLIGSEFFIDSEPMFVSRGGEKLLEAFKRFEIKVKDKICIDAGISTGGFTDCLLQQGAKLVYGIDVGYGQTAWKIRNNPKVILFERTNIRNLKPNDLLSRSNGLPNFVVADLSFISLKLVFKSIGNLLEGDCIEGIFLIKPQFEVGKDKVSKGGVVRNPKFHTEAIESVINSAKNFEWNIKNLIASPLVGPAGNHEYLAWMTLGSQSNRGINSEYIQNLVKETL